A genome region from Akkermansiaceae bacterium includes the following:
- a CDS encoding sulfatase, which translates to MKLIALASALLTLTCLQAAEPKLNILFFTSDDMNFDSTAVCGGPIRDLTPNVDKLAAQGMRFEYAYSTVAVCQPVRQIIQTGCYPHRNGSMGFFPIKPEVRTLNEQLHDAGYLISMFGKGRHHQPTGKFRVDVADDSISRHPQKLAEATRKFLRMARAQGKPFFHNVNCYDPHRPFIGMRGPDDLAQGEAPSRWIKPEEITDVPDFLENLPEVRRELAGYYTNVRRLDDALGSVLKVLEEEGFAQNTLVVFYGGDHGMSFPFAKSNNYENSSRGSLIIRWPGRVKAGTVDSDHLVSTIDLAPTLLESVGLPAIPGIDGRSFLPVLRGGKLPGWDVVFTFYNAAFGNNWLPMRCIRTKDRAYIWNAWSDGKKKYHTENMAGLTWKAMQEAGKTDPALAARTDFYLHRTPEEFYDLTEDRCERRNLIADPAHKAEIESMRGELLALLKSSGDPFADAFEKRDDPSVAAETTLRVSKEYASKPKPNRKKR; encoded by the coding sequence ATGAAGCTCATCGCCCTCGCCTCCGCCCTGCTGACGCTCACTTGCCTCCAGGCCGCCGAGCCAAAGCTCAACATCCTCTTCTTCACCTCGGATGACATGAACTTCGACTCGACCGCTGTCTGCGGTGGGCCGATCCGAGACCTCACGCCGAATGTGGACAAGCTCGCCGCCCAGGGCATGAGGTTCGAGTATGCCTACTCCACCGTCGCCGTCTGCCAGCCGGTGCGGCAGATCATCCAGACCGGGTGTTATCCGCACCGCAACGGCTCCATGGGCTTCTTCCCGATCAAGCCAGAGGTGCGCACCCTCAACGAACAGCTGCATGACGCAGGCTACCTCATATCCATGTTCGGAAAAGGAAGGCACCACCAGCCGACCGGGAAATTCCGCGTCGATGTGGCGGACGATTCGATCAGCCGCCACCCGCAGAAACTCGCCGAGGCGACCCGGAAATTCCTGCGTATGGCCCGCGCACAGGGGAAACCGTTTTTCCACAACGTGAACTGCTACGACCCGCACCGCCCTTTCATCGGGATGCGCGGCCCCGACGATCTCGCCCAAGGCGAGGCCCCGAGCCGCTGGATCAAGCCGGAGGAAATCACCGACGTGCCGGATTTCCTCGAAAACCTCCCGGAGGTGCGCCGCGAGCTGGCTGGCTACTACACCAACGTGCGCCGCCTCGACGATGCGTTGGGATCGGTGCTCAAGGTGCTCGAAGAGGAGGGATTCGCCCAAAACACCTTGGTCGTCTTCTACGGCGGCGATCACGGCATGTCCTTCCCCTTCGCAAAATCCAACAACTACGAGAACAGCTCCCGCGGTTCCCTCATCATCCGCTGGCCGGGCAGGGTGAAGGCCGGGACAGTCGATTCCGATCACCTCGTCTCCACCATCGACCTCGCGCCAACCCTGCTGGAATCGGTCGGCCTGCCCGCCATCCCCGGCATAGACGGCCGCTCGTTCCTGCCCGTCCTGCGCGGCGGAAAACTCCCCGGCTGGGATGTGGTCTTCACCTTCTACAACGCCGCCTTCGGGAACAACTGGCTGCCGATGCGCTGCATCCGCACCAAGGACAGGGCCTACATCTGGAACGCATGGAGCGACGGGAAGAAAAAATATCACACCGAGAACATGGCCGGCCTCACCTGGAAGGCGATGCAGGAAGCCGGGAAAACCGATCCCGCCCTCGCCGCGCGCACCGACTTCTACCTCCACCGCACGCCCGAGGAATTCTACGACCTCACCGAAGACCGCTGCGAGCGCAGGAACCTCATCGCCGACCCCGCCCACAAGGCGGAGATCGAATCGATGCGCGGCGAGCTGCTCGCCCTGCTGAAATCAAGCGGCGACCCCTTTGCGGATGCCTTTGAGAAACGCGACGACCCATCCGTCGCTGCGGAAACTACACTGAGGGTCAGCAAGGAATACGCCTCCAAGCCCAAGCCAAACCGCAAGAAGCGCTGA
- a CDS encoding TIGR03943 family protein, protein MTPVARRTLFSLAVLLWAACILYFYQSGRIVKYLAPDFRPIALAGGLGLAVMGLFNLLTASREADCGHDHAHGEEHDHEGGDMNPLAALLLMVLPVGLSSVWTKDQFSEATLARKGLYEDVQPSFLASSLPPLTLEEIEKSHRKTADGYLEFNLMELYFATGDRELQAIMGGLKVESEGRIIEEKVNNPDGTRMRLYRMFMTCCVADSRAIPIILEFGKKPPMLPENGWVKVAGTMTFPEEEGTLRAVLVVDRATAAEVPEEEKFLRQ, encoded by the coding sequence ATGACCCCGGTCGCACGCCGCACACTCTTCTCCCTCGCCGTCCTGCTATGGGCCGCTTGCATCCTCTACTTCTACCAGTCCGGCCGCATCGTGAAATACCTCGCGCCGGACTTCCGCCCAATTGCCCTCGCCGGCGGCCTGGGTCTGGCGGTCATGGGGCTTTTCAATCTCCTCACCGCAAGCCGCGAGGCCGATTGCGGCCACGACCATGCCCACGGGGAGGAGCATGACCACGAGGGCGGTGACATGAATCCCCTCGCCGCGCTACTGCTCATGGTGCTGCCCGTCGGCCTCTCCAGCGTATGGACGAAAGACCAGTTCTCCGAGGCCACCCTCGCCCGCAAAGGCCTCTACGAGGATGTGCAGCCTTCGTTCCTCGCTTCCTCCCTGCCACCGCTGACCCTGGAGGAGATCGAGAAAAGCCACCGGAAAACCGCCGACGGTTACCTTGAGTTCAACCTCATGGAGCTCTACTTCGCCACCGGCGACAGGGAGCTGCAGGCGATTATGGGCGGCCTGAAGGTCGAGTCCGAAGGCCGCATCATCGAGGAAAAGGTCAACAACCCGGATGGCACCCGCATGAGGCTCTACCGCATGTTCATGACCTGCTGCGTGGCGGATTCCCGCGCCATCCCCATCATCCTGGAGTTCGGCAAAAAACCTCCCATGCTCCCGGAAAACGGCTGGGTGAAAGTCGCCGGCACCATGACCTTCCCCGAAGAGGAAGGCACCCTGCGCGCCGTCCTGGTGGTGGATCGAGCCACCGCCGCCGAGGTGCCGGAGGAGGAGAAATTCCTGCGGCAATAG
- a CDS encoding class I SAM-dependent rRNA methyltransferase produces MATVQLKYQTFHPSIWPKMVGEVSRDAKAGDLVEVIGKQGTRFGWGIWNPKARMPLRVVSHSLEDLDETFFERAIIRAGELRRGILKLDGETECYRCIHGDADFLPGIVADKFGDVLSVEITALGAWMRLEGWLPLMHEAFGTSRVVVQVDADLARIEGIPRTGGVESDKVRLVKVVESGVRYEIDFTTGHKTGFFCDQRDNRKKFRGIVEGKSVLDLCCYSGGFSISAALGGATDVTAVDLDEAAVAMAKRNANLNDAKVKLTHADAFTWVRTMIENGRKWDVVMVDPPKFMFGKEDETGYAKYHDLNKLAAQLVEKDGVLVTCSCSGQLGVEAFENIVTNVIHRQDRRLQVFDRTGAGGDHPTLSNYPESRYLKAVWGRVIG; encoded by the coding sequence GTGGCTACGGTTCAACTGAAGTATCAGACATTCCATCCCTCGATCTGGCCGAAGATGGTGGGCGAGGTTTCGCGGGATGCAAAGGCGGGGGATTTGGTTGAGGTGATAGGGAAGCAGGGAACGAGGTTCGGCTGGGGCATCTGGAATCCGAAGGCGCGGATGCCGCTGCGGGTGGTGAGCCACAGTTTGGAGGATCTCGACGAGACTTTTTTTGAAAGGGCGATCATCAGGGCGGGGGAGCTGCGGAGAGGAATCCTGAAGCTTGATGGCGAAACGGAATGCTACCGCTGCATCCACGGCGATGCGGATTTCCTTCCGGGGATCGTGGCGGACAAGTTCGGCGACGTGCTCTCGGTGGAGATCACGGCGCTGGGGGCGTGGATGCGGCTGGAGGGCTGGCTGCCGCTGATGCATGAGGCCTTCGGGACATCGCGCGTGGTGGTGCAGGTGGATGCGGATCTTGCGAGGATCGAGGGGATCCCCAGGACGGGCGGTGTAGAAAGCGACAAGGTGCGGCTGGTGAAAGTGGTGGAGAGCGGGGTGAGGTATGAGATCGACTTCACCACCGGCCACAAGACCGGTTTTTTCTGCGACCAGCGGGACAACCGGAAAAAATTCCGTGGCATCGTGGAGGGGAAATCGGTTCTGGACCTCTGCTGCTACTCGGGTGGTTTCTCGATTTCCGCCGCGCTGGGCGGTGCCACTGATGTCACCGCCGTGGATCTCGACGAGGCGGCGGTGGCGATGGCCAAGCGCAATGCGAACCTCAACGATGCGAAGGTGAAGCTCACCCACGCCGATGCGTTCACCTGGGTGCGGACGATGATCGAGAACGGCCGCAAGTGGGATGTGGTGATGGTGGATCCGCCGAAGTTCATGTTCGGGAAAGAGGATGAGACCGGCTACGCGAAATACCACGACCTCAACAAGCTCGCAGCGCAGCTTGTGGAAAAGGACGGGGTGCTGGTCACCTGTTCATGCTCCGGCCAGCTCGGCGTGGAGGCTTTCGAAAACATCGTGACGAACGTGATCCACCGCCAGGACAGGCGGCTGCAGGTCTTTGACAGGACGGGGGCCGGCGGCGACCATCCGACGCTATCGAACTACCCGGAGTCCCGCTACCTCAAGGCGGTGTGGGGTCGGGTGATCGGGTAG
- a CDS encoding RNA methyltransferase — translation MKLHRHLCASTLEIAKSVLVNHRVLDHELAAAFDANPKWGKRDRNFVAESLFEATRWRRALSFLVDSEETNSILTAQWLLMGYELPEWHTYNGLPADEILARQPLIAGQPRAIRQSIPDWLDQLGESELGDLWEPQLIALNQKPSVFLRVNTLLSTVEEARAWLAENNVETTTLPGHPHALALLPGKMLPKSLRLDGRIEIQDPSSQSISPLLDPQPGERIIDACSGAGGKALHLCALSKNEARIFAMDVDQKKLDALKKRAKSARATEISPKAITETTPADFENIADSLLIDSPCSGLGTLKRQPDLKWRLKPAAIDRVCSIQAQLLAEYPKMLKPGGKLLYATCSILPSENQDQIARFLEKRPGEFRLISQTNLFPSETGHDGFHASLLEKR, via the coding sequence ATGAAGTTACACCGCCACCTCTGCGCCTCCACCCTCGAGATCGCCAAGTCCGTCCTCGTCAACCATCGCGTCCTCGACCACGAACTCGCCGCCGCATTCGATGCAAACCCGAAATGGGGGAAACGCGACCGCAACTTCGTCGCCGAATCCCTCTTCGAGGCCACCCGCTGGCGCCGCGCCCTCTCCTTCCTCGTCGATTCCGAGGAAACCAACTCCATCCTCACCGCCCAGTGGCTGCTGATGGGCTACGAACTCCCGGAGTGGCACACCTACAACGGTCTCCCCGCCGATGAAATCCTCGCCCGCCAGCCACTCATCGCCGGCCAACCCCGAGCCATCCGCCAATCCATCCCCGACTGGCTCGACCAGCTCGGCGAATCCGAACTCGGCGACCTCTGGGAGCCCCAGCTCATCGCCCTGAACCAAAAACCCTCCGTCTTCCTCCGCGTCAACACCCTCCTTTCCACCGTCGAGGAAGCCCGGGCATGGCTTGCAGAAAACAACGTCGAAACGACCACCCTCCCCGGACACCCTCACGCCCTCGCACTCCTTCCCGGGAAAATGCTGCCTAAATCCCTCCGCCTCGACGGCCGCATCGAGATCCAGGATCCCTCCTCGCAATCTATTTCCCCGCTCCTCGATCCACAGCCCGGCGAGCGCATCATCGACGCCTGCTCCGGTGCCGGCGGAAAAGCCCTCCACCTCTGCGCCCTCTCGAAAAACGAAGCCCGGATCTTCGCCATGGACGTTGACCAGAAAAAACTCGATGCACTCAAGAAGCGCGCGAAGAGCGCCCGCGCCACCGAGATTTCCCCGAAAGCCATCACCGAAACCACCCCCGCCGATTTCGAAAACATCGCCGACTCCCTGCTCATCGACTCCCCCTGCTCCGGCCTCGGCACCCTGAAACGCCAACCTGACCTCAAATGGCGCCTCAAGCCCGCCGCCATCGACCGCGTCTGCTCCATCCAAGCCCAGCTCCTCGCCGAATACCCGAAAATGCTCAAACCCGGCGGCAAGCTCCTCTACGCCACCTGCTCCATCCTCCCCTCGGAAAACCAGGATCAGATCGCCCGCTTCCTCGAAAAACGCCCCGGCGAGTTCCGACTCATTTCCCAAACCAACCTCTTCCCCTCCGAGACCGGCCACGACGGCTTCCACGCCTCGCTATTGGAGAAACGGTAG
- the argJ gene encoding bifunctional glutamate N-acetyltransferase/amino-acid acetyltransferase ArgJ has product MDFPITRIKGGVGAAKGFLTSALACGIKNPDAVRLDLALVYSEGKCASAGTFTTNKVKAAPVRVSQAHLRKGTLRAVIVNSGNANACTGLQGIRDATSMCEDTAKGLGLKKTDVGVCSTGVIGLPMPMVRITPNIPDLVKGLSKKKGNDFAKAIITSDTHEKEVAISFDIGEHRVRIGGCVKGAGMISPSMATMLCFITTDANLSKECLQKAVSEAVEESFNRITIDGDMSTNDSVIVLANGASGMPVARRNGSACGQFRNALKWVMLELAKAVVRDGERVTKFVTVNVKGARTHLDAKKVAEAVCKSALVKSSWNGGDPNWGRIIHAVGYSRARIREELIDIFIGGKPACLGGLQAETPMDELRNAVAAAEFTIDIALNQGEAEYTMYSSDLSPEYVDFNRSEYAYWKQARKDGLV; this is encoded by the coding sequence ATGGATTTTCCTATCACAAGAATCAAGGGCGGCGTGGGAGCGGCGAAGGGTTTTCTCACTTCCGCGCTGGCCTGCGGGATCAAGAATCCCGACGCCGTGCGTCTGGATCTTGCTCTTGTCTATTCGGAAGGCAAATGCGCATCCGCGGGAACCTTCACGACGAACAAGGTCAAGGCCGCGCCCGTCCGCGTGTCCCAGGCGCACCTGCGCAAAGGCACCCTTCGCGCCGTCATCGTCAACTCCGGGAATGCCAACGCATGCACCGGATTGCAGGGCATCCGCGATGCCACATCCATGTGCGAGGACACCGCGAAAGGCCTGGGACTCAAGAAGACCGATGTCGGCGTCTGCTCCACCGGTGTCATCGGCCTGCCCATGCCTATGGTGCGCATCACGCCCAACATCCCGGACTTGGTAAAAGGGCTCTCCAAGAAAAAGGGCAACGATTTCGCCAAGGCCATCATCACCAGCGACACCCATGAGAAGGAGGTCGCCATCTCCTTCGACATCGGCGAGCACCGGGTGCGCATCGGCGGCTGCGTGAAAGGCGCGGGGATGATCTCGCCGAGCATGGCGACGATGCTCTGCTTTATCACCACCGATGCGAACCTCTCCAAGGAGTGCCTGCAGAAGGCCGTCAGCGAGGCGGTGGAGGAAAGCTTCAACCGCATCACCATCGACGGCGACATGAGCACCAACGACTCTGTCATCGTGCTTGCCAACGGCGCCTCCGGGATGCCCGTCGCCCGCCGCAACGGCTCCGCCTGCGGGCAGTTCCGCAACGCCCTGAAATGGGTCATGCTGGAGCTTGCGAAAGCCGTCGTCCGAGATGGCGAGCGGGTGACGAAATTCGTGACGGTGAACGTGAAAGGCGCCCGCACCCACCTCGATGCGAAGAAGGTCGCGGAGGCCGTCTGCAAAAGCGCCCTGGTCAAATCCTCATGGAATGGCGGCGATCCGAACTGGGGCCGCATCATCCACGCCGTCGGCTACTCCCGGGCAAGGATCCGGGAGGAACTCATCGACATCTTCATCGGAGGGAAACCGGCCTGCCTGGGCGGCCTGCAGGCGGAGACGCCGATGGACGAGCTACGCAACGCGGTGGCCGCAGCGGAGTTCACGATCGACATCGCACTCAACCAGGGAGAGGCGGAATACACGATGTACTCCAGCGATCTCTCTCCGGAATATGTCGATTTCAACCGCTCCGAATACGCCTACTGGAAGCAGGCGCGGAAAGACGGGCTGGTGTGA
- a CDS encoding permease: MNGDARQDFALAFLSILFEGAPFILLGTVISGFIDIYLPKGAMDRFLPKNKTLAVMSAGLLGAVFPVCECAVVPVIRRLVGKGLPMSCALTYMLAAPIVNPITALSTWKAFQGQAPWMMTGGRMLLGYLVAVGVGLVVARISVRKVLRKSIVDSIEKDEAQQEAHDSHPCCGHDHHDHHDHSHHHHQPAADDSRLIAAMRSAQKDFVDVGVYFTIGVAITALFNTGIAPGAVWLDGLAGNMFAAPAALMALAFILSLCSTSDAFIAATLAKFTWSAKLAFLVLGPMLDVKLVFLYQTVLRKKFILALSASLFTVIWLVAVAWEMFIAKGGMP; the protein is encoded by the coding sequence ATGAACGGCGACGCACGGCAGGATTTCGCATTGGCGTTCCTGAGCATCCTTTTTGAGGGCGCTCCGTTCATCCTTCTGGGGACTGTGATCAGCGGCTTCATCGACATCTACCTGCCCAAGGGCGCGATGGATCGCTTCCTCCCGAAAAACAAAACCCTGGCCGTGATGAGCGCCGGCCTGCTCGGCGCGGTGTTCCCCGTTTGCGAGTGCGCCGTCGTCCCGGTGATACGGCGGCTCGTCGGCAAAGGCCTGCCGATGAGCTGCGCCCTGACCTACATGCTCGCCGCACCCATCGTGAACCCGATCACCGCACTGAGCACATGGAAGGCCTTCCAGGGCCAGGCCCCTTGGATGATGACAGGCGGGCGGATGCTGCTGGGCTACCTGGTGGCGGTGGGCGTGGGTCTCGTGGTGGCAAGGATTTCTGTTAGGAAGGTGCTGCGCAAAAGCATCGTGGACTCCATCGAGAAAGACGAGGCACAGCAAGAAGCTCACGACTCCCACCCCTGCTGCGGCCACGATCACCACGACCACCACGATCATTCGCACCACCACCATCAGCCCGCGGCGGACGACTCCCGGCTCATTGCCGCGATGCGCTCCGCACAGAAGGATTTCGTCGATGTCGGCGTGTATTTCACCATAGGCGTGGCGATCACCGCGCTGTTCAACACCGGCATCGCTCCCGGCGCCGTGTGGCTGGACGGCCTTGCGGGGAACATGTTCGCGGCCCCCGCTGCGCTCATGGCGCTCGCCTTCATCCTCAGCCTGTGCAGCACCTCGGATGCCTTCATCGCCGCCACGCTGGCCAAGTTCACATGGTCCGCCAAGCTCGCCTTCCTCGTCCTCGGCCCCATGCTCGATGTGAAGCTCGTCTTCCTCTATCAGACGGTGCTCCGCAAGAAATTCATCCTCGCCCTCTCCGCCTCCCTCTTCACGGTGATCTGGCTGGTGGCCGTGGCATGGGAAATGTTCATCGCGAAAGGGGGCATGCCATGA
- a CDS encoding alpha-glucosidase C-terminal domain-containing protein, translating to MITYSDATPTARESRLTLARLIPRLHKAFPDEVDTAEWHAFEARLDDHFPVLFDLLWRIYGPGYDFFFHVEAIVQTAAHAWLERDADLKSLDAIREGHPHWYQSNRVVGAMAYVDLFSGDLAGLRDKIPYLNELGVTYLHLMPLFRSPAGDDDGGYAISSYRELDPAVGTMDDLRELSAELRRQGMSLVLDFVFNHTSDEHEWALKAQEGDEEFRKYYRMFPDRTEPDQYEKTLRPIFPDAHPGSFTYRTSMGQWIWTTFNNFQWDLNYANPLVFNAMAGEMLHLANAGVEMVRMDAVPFLWKEKGTSCENLEKAHLLIQAFNCLARISAPALIFKSEAIVAPDEIKRYVSEEECHLSYNPPLMVQLWNSIATRDARIISHCLPKRFQLPNGCSWVNYIRCHDDIGWGFEDRDLWEIGINPGDHRWFLNRFFSGEGDSFARGKLFQHNPQTGDARICGTLASLCGLEKALFEKDDHQAEMAVRRILLLHGIIFTVGGIPLIYLGDEIGQLNDYDYHNDPAKDGDDRWMHRPAFDWEKAERRKEPESVEARIFAGILKFSQIRKNNHAFQECHTEFVDTGNHHVFGYFRSYGGQSILCLANFSEHPQDLPATRLRQLGMRKTFTDIVAGKSIVATQKLTLEPLQFAALL from the coding sequence ATGATTACCTACTCCGATGCCACGCCCACCGCCCGCGAAAGCCGCCTGACACTTGCCAGGCTGATCCCCCGGTTGCACAAGGCCTTCCCGGATGAGGTTGACACGGCGGAGTGGCACGCTTTCGAGGCGCGGCTCGATGACCATTTCCCCGTCCTCTTCGACCTTCTCTGGCGCATCTACGGGCCGGGCTACGACTTTTTCTTTCATGTCGAGGCCATCGTCCAGACGGCAGCCCACGCGTGGCTGGAGCGCGATGCGGACCTGAAGAGCCTGGATGCGATCCGCGAGGGGCATCCCCATTGGTACCAGTCGAACCGCGTGGTCGGCGCGATGGCCTACGTGGATCTGTTTTCCGGGGATCTTGCCGGTCTCCGCGACAAGATCCCCTACCTCAACGAACTTGGCGTGACCTACCTGCACCTGATGCCGCTTTTCAGAAGCCCGGCCGGCGATGATGACGGCGGCTATGCGATCAGCAGCTACCGCGAGCTGGATCCCGCTGTCGGCACCATGGATGACCTGCGCGAGCTTTCCGCGGAGCTGCGGCGGCAGGGCATGAGCCTGGTGCTTGATTTCGTTTTCAACCATACCTCCGACGAGCACGAGTGGGCGCTGAAGGCGCAGGAGGGCGACGAGGAATTCCGGAAGTATTACCGTATGTTCCCGGATCGCACCGAGCCGGACCAGTATGAGAAAACGCTGCGACCGATTTTCCCCGATGCGCATCCCGGCTCCTTCACCTACCGCACATCCATGGGGCAGTGGATCTGGACGACGTTCAACAATTTCCAATGGGATCTCAATTACGCGAACCCCCTGGTCTTCAACGCGATGGCCGGCGAGATGCTCCACCTCGCCAATGCGGGGGTGGAGATGGTGCGGATGGATGCCGTGCCGTTCCTGTGGAAGGAGAAAGGCACCTCCTGCGAGAACCTGGAGAAAGCCCACCTGCTCATCCAGGCGTTCAACTGCCTCGCCCGCATCTCCGCGCCGGCTCTCATCTTCAAATCCGAGGCCATTGTCGCGCCGGACGAGATCAAGAGATACGTCTCCGAGGAGGAGTGCCACCTTTCCTACAACCCGCCGCTCATGGTGCAGCTGTGGAATTCGATCGCCACCCGCGATGCGAGGATCATCTCCCATTGCCTGCCGAAGCGCTTCCAGCTCCCCAACGGCTGTTCATGGGTGAACTACATCCGCTGCCACGACGACATCGGCTGGGGTTTCGAGGATCGCGATCTCTGGGAGATCGGCATCAACCCGGGCGATCACCGCTGGTTCCTGAACCGCTTCTTTTCCGGGGAGGGCGATAGCTTTGCGCGCGGGAAGCTCTTCCAGCACAACCCGCAGACGGGCGATGCGCGGATCTGCGGCACGCTCGCCTCGCTCTGCGGGCTTGAGAAAGCGCTTTTCGAAAAGGACGATCACCAGGCCGAGATGGCGGTGCGGCGCATCCTCCTGCTGCACGGGATCATCTTCACCGTCGGGGGCATCCCGCTCATTTACCTCGGCGATGAGATCGGGCAGCTCAACGATTACGATTACCACAACGATCCCGCCAAGGACGGGGACGACCGCTGGATGCACCGCCCGGCCTTCGATTGGGAAAAGGCGGAGCGGCGCAAGGAGCCGGAAAGCGTCGAGGCGCGCATCTTCGCGGGCATACTGAAATTTTCCCAGATACGGAAAAACAACCACGCCTTCCAAGAGTGCCACACGGAGTTCGTCGATACGGGCAACCACCACGTCTTCGGCTACTTCCGCAGCTACGGCGGCCAGAGCATCCTCTGCCTCGCGAACTTTTCCGAGCACCCTCAGGATCTACCCGCCACCCGCCTGCGCCAGCTCGGGATGCGCAAGACCTTCACCGACATTGTCGCCGGGAAATCCATCGTCGCCACCCAGAAGCTGACGCTCGAGCCGCTGCAGTTCGCGGCGCTGCTGTGA
- a CDS encoding HNH endonuclease encodes MSAALEMPVLVLNRYWQPVHTCSARRAVHLLCLGHAQVVQVEGEEKFSTHDLCSWAGYSKDMPGGEMIHSVRLALGVPKIIVLAIYDRLPRLEVKFTRRNVFLRDGFTCQYCTNVLPETKLNLDHVIPRDKGGKTTWENIVTSCVKCNTRKSNKLPHEANMHPAGKPYAPRWRPLYGLRENGLGDESWEHFLHHEKKAALKSA; translated from the coding sequence ATGAGTGCAGCCCTTGAAATGCCCGTGCTTGTTCTCAACCGCTATTGGCAGCCGGTGCACACCTGCTCCGCCAGGAGGGCGGTTCACCTGCTCTGCCTGGGGCATGCCCAGGTTGTGCAGGTGGAGGGCGAGGAAAAGTTCAGCACCCACGATCTCTGCTCCTGGGCGGGCTATTCAAAGGATATGCCGGGCGGGGAGATGATACACAGCGTGCGCCTCGCGCTCGGGGTGCCGAAGATCATCGTGCTGGCGATCTACGACCGCCTGCCCCGCCTCGAGGTGAAGTTCACCCGCCGCAACGTTTTCCTGCGCGATGGTTTCACCTGCCAGTATTGCACCAACGTGCTCCCGGAGACGAAGCTCAACCTCGACCACGTGATCCCGCGGGACAAGGGCGGGAAAACGACATGGGAGAACATCGTGACCTCCTGCGTGAAGTGCAACACGCGCAAGTCCAACAAGCTACCGCACGAGGCGAACATGCACCCGGCGGGCAAGCCGTATGCACCGCGCTGGAGGCCGCTCTACGGCTTGCGGGAAAACGGCCTCGGGGATGAGAGCTGGGAGCATTTCCTGCATCACGAGAAAAAGGCCGCCCTGAAATCCGCGTGA
- a CDS encoding DUF1275 domain-containing protein, with protein sequence MKAMYVQRVILAGGCCLAFGAAFANIGVVLETGISVSHLTGDISRVSMDLSHPSPVMLREALLVGGAALSFLLGAFLAGFLIHHPTLDFARPYGRTVTGIGMLLIASGLLIPAYPLAGIALAAFGCGIQNSLASSYRGIVLRTTHLTGLMTDFGVALGMKARGCEVNSSRFVVPGLLIVSFFLGGVVSGVVFFSGKYDVIVLAGCGYVLAGLAWSVGKRVAKRGGVW encoded by the coding sequence ATGAAAGCGATGTATGTTCAGAGGGTGATACTGGCGGGCGGGTGTTGCCTGGCGTTCGGGGCGGCGTTCGCAAACATCGGGGTGGTGCTGGAGACCGGTATTTCGGTGAGCCATCTGACGGGGGATATCTCCAGGGTGTCGATGGATCTTTCGCACCCTTCGCCGGTGATGCTGAGGGAGGCGCTGTTGGTTGGCGGGGCGGCGCTGTCCTTTCTGCTGGGCGCGTTTCTGGCAGGTTTCCTGATCCACCATCCGACATTGGATTTCGCGCGTCCGTATGGCAGGACGGTCACGGGGATCGGTATGCTGCTCATCGCTTCCGGGCTGCTGATTCCGGCATATCCTTTGGCAGGCATCGCGCTCGCTGCGTTCGGGTGCGGGATACAGAACTCGCTGGCATCGAGCTACAGGGGGATTGTTTTGCGCACCACGCACCTGACGGGCCTGATGACCGATTTCGGAGTCGCGCTGGGGATGAAGGCGCGGGGCTGTGAGGTGAACTCGAGCAGGTTCGTCGTGCCGGGCTTGCTGATTGTATCGTTTTTCCTGGGCGGGGTGGTTTCCGGGGTGGTGTTTTTCTCAGGGAAATACGACGTCATCGTGCTCGCGGGCTGCGGGTATGTTCTGGCGGGGCTGGCCTGGAGCGTAGGGAAGCGGGTTGCAAAGCGGGGCGGGGTGTGGTGA